A single Pseudomonas sp. HN11 DNA region contains:
- a CDS encoding TetR family transcriptional regulator, which translates to MVRRTKEEAQETRSQILEAAEQAFYERGVARTTLADIAALAGVTRGAIYWHFSNKSDLLQALLDTLHEPLDELARASESEDELDPLGCMRKLLIHLFHQVALDPKTRRINEILFHKCEFTDEMCDMRRQRQTHSLECNLRIGLTLRNAVHRGQLPENLDTTRGAVCIHAYINGLIGQWLLVPDSFQLHQEAERWVDAGLDMLRWSPSLRN; encoded by the coding sequence ATGGTTCGTCGCACCAAAGAGGAAGCTCAGGAAACGCGCAGCCAGATTCTCGAAGCCGCTGAGCAAGCCTTTTATGAGCGCGGCGTCGCGCGGACCACGTTGGCGGACATCGCCGCGTTGGCCGGTGTGACGCGGGGTGCTATCTACTGGCATTTCAGCAATAAGTCCGACTTGCTGCAGGCGCTGCTCGACACGCTGCATGAACCACTGGACGAGTTGGCCAGGGCCAGTGAAAGCGAGGATGAACTCGATCCGTTGGGCTGTATGCGCAAGCTGTTGATTCATTTGTTCCATCAAGTAGCCCTGGACCCGAAAACCCGGCGCATCAACGAGATCTTGTTCCATAAGTGCGAATTCACCGATGAAATGTGCGACATGCGCCGCCAGCGTCAGACCCACAGCCTGGAATGCAACCTGCGCATCGGCCTGACATTGCGTAACGCGGTCCATCGCGGGCAACTTCCGGAAAATCTTGATACAACCCGTGGCGCGGTGTGCATCCACGCCTATATCAACGGGCTGATCGGCCAGTGGCTGCTGGTGCCCGACAGCTTCCAGTTACATCAGGAAGCCGAACGCTGGGTGGATGCCGGGCTGGACATGCTGCGCTGGAGCCCCAGCCTGCGCAATTAA